The sequence TTCCTCTACGAAAGAGGTCCGGTATCCAAAATTAGGGATTAGTCGCGCATCATGTGATTATTGCCGCTCTTTCAATATCTCAGAATCTGTTTGGATCTGCTGTTATTTTTAGGGTATGGAAAACGTGGTTGCAACTGTGAGTGGTTATCACGGCTCGGAGAGGTTCAAGCTCATCAAGCTTATCTCCCTTTCTGGTGCTAGTTATGTCGGCGCTATGTCAAGATCCATTACCCATTTGGTCTGTCTCAATTCTTCCTTCtcctttgctttttttttttttttttttttgaaaacaagaTTAGGTATCAAACATACGCTTTTGTGTTTACTGTGCGGTAGGTGTGTTGGAAATTTGAGGGCAAAAAGTACCATCTGGCTAACAAGTTCAATACAATAGTGGTCAATCATCAATGGGTGGAAGCTTGCATAAGGGAAGGCAGACGAGTTTCCGAGGCTCCTTATTCCTTTGAaaggttttccttttttcttcttcttgtttgaaCTTTGTTCCTAAAAGATGATTGATTAAGCCTTAAacgtttaattttgttttagtgGGGAAGAGGTTGGACCGTTGATGGTTGAACTTCCTGCGGATTCTGGGGAAGCTAAAGTCACTAACAAGGCCAATAAGCATGCTGATACTTTTGATAAATACTTTGCTAATGGTGAAGAAAGCAGGAGGAGCCGCCGCACTTCTGAGCTTTCCACTTGGATGGACTCTTTCTTGTTAAAGGAGGTAACCCCTCCTAATCTCATTGTTTCTTTCCTTAGATTCAAGCTGAATCTGGAACCTTACACCTCTGAATTCCTTATCTTCCACCTATaggtatagttttttttttaattgaattaagttgttttatgtatccaaaagaTCAGAACAGCCTTATCAATTTGCTAGGTGTTATGTATGATTTGAAAGAATGATGTGATAGTAGCGTATCCTCATCAGGTTTGGTTAGTTATAATCTTGTGATATAGCTACCAAGATTAGCCATAGGTGGTGGTTACCTTGGAAAGAAGCTTTTGAATCAGTACGAAGAAAAAAAGCATACTTGTATCTATGTTATTTGATTGCTagagtaagtttttttttctgtctctAAGCTCCGTTATTGCTCCCCAGAAAAATACAGAATCAACCAGACAGTCAGTGAGATTGAGAACAAAGAGGCCaagtaatatttttgaagaCAAGGAAAACACTGGCGTGGCGGAATCTTCACGGAAAGGAAAGAGGCGGTTAGTAAAGCCACGCTCCTCCAGAAACCTTATCGACCTTGATTCTGATGGGGAGTCTGATAGTCACTGTCATGAATATTCTGATGAGCAACGAAGAAAGTCTCCGGTTAATGATGAAAATGTGGAGGACTGTGTTTTAGAACAAGGAGAAACATCAGCTCGTGGGCATCCTCGAGACTATGCAACACAAGACTGGGCTGCAGATGAAATAGAGGAGTCTGAGAATTGGAATCATTCAGCTGTATTTAAACGCCCGAGATCAGTAAATCCGGAGAAAAAAACGCAAGATGATGAATCAAACTTCAGCAAACTCGAttcaagagaagaagagaaggacgCAACTAAGATGGTCTCGCAGGTTTCTTGTGTCATATGCTGGACGGGGTTCAGTTCCACTAGAGGCATTCTCCCATGTGGCCACAGGTTTTGTTATTCCTGCATCCAGCAATGGGTAGACCGTTTGGTGAGTTATCTTCTCCTGACTAAAATTAACTcctaataaatacatatattgcCATGATACAACTATGATGTTGTATGTCTGCAGGTTTcggaaagaaagaagacaacaTGTCCATTGTGCAAGTTCAATTTCGTAACTATCACAAAGATAGAAGACGCAGGATCTTCTGATCAAAAGATATATTCACAAACAGTCCCTGACCCATCTTCAACAAACAACTCTCTTGTAGTACTCcctgaagaaggagaagaaagacaAGGTTTCAATCCACTGGTAATGccgtctatctctctctctctcactcaagaAATAAACCGAGATTCTGTAGTTTCTATGTGCTCTTGTTCTTGATTGCAATATTGTTCTTGTATTTTTTGGTGTGGGTGCAGTCTCGAGCTTCAGCTTGTGGCAGATGCAGCC is a genomic window of Brassica napus cultivar Da-Ae chromosome A2, Da-Ae, whole genome shotgun sequence containing:
- the LOC106391930 gene encoding uncharacterized protein LOC106391930; the protein is MENVVATVSGYHGSERFKLIKLISLSGASYVGAMSRSITHLVCWKFEGKKYHLANKFNTIVVNHQWVEACIREGRRVSEAPYSFESGEEVGPLMVELPADSGEAKVTNKANKHADTFDKYFANGEESRRSRRTSELSTWMDSFLLKEKNTESTRQSVRLRTKRPSNIFEDKENTGVAESSRKGKRRLVKPRSSRNLIDLDSDGESDSHCHEYSDEQRRKSPVNDENVEDCVLEQGETSARGHPRDYATQDWAADEIEESENWNHSAVFKRPRSVNPEKKTQDDESNFSKLDSREEEKDATKMVSQVSCVICWTGFSSTRGILPCGHRFCYSCIQQWVDRLVSERKKTTCPLCKFNFVTITKIEDAGSSDQKIYSQTVPDPSSTNNSLVVLPEEGEERQGFNPLSRASACGRCSLSEPEDLLIRCHICNFRRIHTYCLDPYLVPWTCNHCNDLQMLYHRRGY